The DNA window GATTCGACGTGAGTGCAGCGGAGCAAGCTCCGCGCTACATCAACCGTGCCAGGGCCTGGCCCAGGCGTACCGGGGACTCGGCACCCAGGCCCGGGGCCAGTTCGGCCACGCCCGGTGGCAGCAGCACGATCACCGTCGAGCCATAGTTGAAGCGGGCCATCTCGCCAAAGCGTTCCAGCACGATGCCCTGGCCGCGATAGTCCTTGCGGGTGATCCTGGTCGCGTACTCGGGAATCTCCACGCCACTCCAGACCGTCTCCACGCCGGAGACCAGCATCGCGCCGACCATCACGCAGGCCATGGGGCCGAAATCGGTGTCGAAGTGGCACACCAGCCGCTCGTTGCGGGCGAACAGTCCCTGCACGTTGGCCACCGCATCGGTGCCCACGCTGAACAGCCGCCCGGGCACGTGCACCGTTTCGCGCAAGGTGCCGGTCCAGGGCATGTGCACGCGGTGATAGTCGCGGGGCGACAGGTACACCGTGGCGTACACGCCA is part of the Pseudoxanthomonas sp. JBR18 genome and encodes:
- the asd gene encoding archaetidylserine decarboxylase (Phosphatidylserine decarboxylase is synthesized as a single chain precursor. Generation of the pyruvoyl active site from a Ser is coupled to cleavage of a Gly-Ser bond between the larger (beta) and smaller (alpha chains). It is an integral membrane protein.) produces the protein MSLVTTLTYALPHRVLSSLARKLAYSDNPAIKQKIIDTVVAKFNVNLAEAAQPDPTAYPTFNAFFTRALKPGARMPDPDRRSLLMPADGHISQCGPIESGRIFQAKGKHFTAAALLGSEADAAPFEHGVYATVYLSPRDYHRVHMPWTGTLRETVHVPGRLFSVGTDAVANVQGLFARNERLVCHFDTDFGPMACVMVGAMLVSGVETVWSGVEIPEYATRITRKDYRGQGIVLERFGEMARFNYGSTVIVLLPPGVAELAPGLGAESPVRLGQALARLM